In a genomic window of Acidobacteriota bacterium:
- the thiL gene encoding thiamine-phosphate kinase, which translates to MAGGEDRLIAWLAGYAGAGDRIGDDAVLLTLGERQYAFSVDTQRAGVHIPIDLDPAVAARRLLAVSLSDLAATGAVPRWMLVALGIDEEHAARRFLAALVRAGRRYEVELIGGDTARPTTTGRLDASLTVVGEIPEGGSPLTRDAARADDGLWIGGPVGESALGLELVRLGARIAGRRANLPEGLTDGRSRVASRVLRRHLEPRPQLELGLVLGRRSPVGAAIDVSDGLATDAARLCRRSGVGCELEEGALALRADARHLAHHVGRDPLELVLAGGEDYVLLFTLPPDADFRHPRCRPVGRITAQPGLRLRRVDGTLEPLPGGGWDHLG; encoded by the coding sequence ATGGCCGGCGGCGAAGACCGGCTGATCGCCTGGCTCGCGGGTTACGCGGGCGCCGGAGATCGAATCGGCGACGACGCCGTCCTGCTCACGCTCGGCGAGCGGCAGTACGCGTTCAGCGTCGACACGCAGCGCGCCGGCGTCCACATTCCGATCGATCTCGATCCCGCGGTCGCCGCCCGCAGACTGCTCGCCGTCAGTCTCTCGGACCTCGCCGCCACCGGGGCCGTGCCGCGGTGGATGCTCGTCGCGCTCGGCATCGACGAAGAGCACGCCGCCCGTCGTTTCCTCGCCGCCCTCGTCCGCGCCGGCCGCCGGTACGAAGTCGAACTGATCGGCGGCGACACCGCCAGGCCGACGACGACGGGCCGGCTCGACGCCAGTCTCACCGTCGTCGGCGAGATACCCGAAGGAGGCTCGCCCCTGACCCGCGACGCGGCCCGTGCCGATGACGGCCTCTGGATCGGTGGACCGGTCGGAGAGTCTGCCCTGGGACTCGAGCTGGTCCGCCTCGGCGCCCGGATCGCGGGGCGCCGCGCCAACCTGCCGGAGGGGCTAACCGACGGGCGGAGCCGCGTCGCCAGCCGGGTCCTTCGCCGCCACCTGGAGCCGCGGCCCCAGCTCGAACTGGGCCTGGTGCTGGGGCGCCGGTCGCCGGTCGGGGCCGCCATCGACGTGTCGGACGGCCTGGCCACGGACGCGGCGCGCCTCTGCCGGCGCAGCGGCGTCGGGTGCGAACTCGAGGAAGGCGCGCTCGCCCTCCGGGCCGATGCCCGCCACCTCGCCCATCACGTGGGCCGCGATCCACTCGAGCTGGTTCTCGCCGGGGGCGAAGACTACGTTCTTCTCTTCACCCTGCCGCCAGACGCCGACTTCCGCCATCCCCGGTGCCGGCCGGTCGGCCGTATCACGGCCCAGCCAGGGCTGAGGCTGCGCCGGGTCGACGGAACTCTCGAGCCGTTGCCCGGCGGCGGTTGGGACCACCTGGGCTAG
- a CDS encoding UDP-2,3-diacylglucosamine diphosphatase, with amino-acid sequence MPVAVIADAHLGGPGGSGEDLAEQLGALDSGRCARVLFLGDLFHLWIGSRRFETPEIRRLASAIRSLRQRGIRVSYVEGNRDFFLADGAYGDLFDDCGREVGFDAGGARYLAVHGDGLNPRDWRYRCWRRLSKNAVSRWLTFRLPRSTGRRLVASTERGLARTNREHRARIPGAVIRRYAARRLAEGNDVLLLGHFHAARRWTVGDGEVRIADAWFHDRKLLWLG; translated from the coding sequence ATGCCTGTCGCCGTGATCGCCGATGCCCACCTGGGCGGTCCCGGGGGCAGCGGGGAAGATCTGGCCGAGCAGCTCGGCGCGCTCGACTCCGGTCGCTGCGCCCGGGTGTTGTTCCTAGGCGACCTGTTCCATCTCTGGATCGGATCGCGGCGCTTCGAAACACCCGAGATACGGCGGCTCGCGTCCGCGATCCGGAGCCTCAGGCAGCGAGGAATCCGGGTCTCCTACGTCGAGGGGAACCGCGACTTCTTTCTGGCAGACGGCGCTTACGGCGACCTCTTCGACGACTGCGGCCGGGAAGTCGGCTTCGACGCCGGAGGCGCGAGGTACCTCGCGGTTCACGGCGACGGGCTGAATCCGCGCGACTGGCGCTACCGCTGCTGGCGGCGTCTGTCGAAGAACGCGGTCAGCCGGTGGTTGACCTTCCGCTTGCCGCGATCGACAGGCCGCCGTCTCGTCGCGTCCACGGAGCGGGGCCTGGCGCGAACCAACCGTGAGCACAGGGCCCGGATCCCGGGCGCGGTCATCCGGCGCTATGCGGCGCGCCGGCTGGCCGAAGGCAACGACGTGCTGCTGCTCGGACACTTCCACGCCGCCCGCCGCTGGACCGTTGGTGACGGCGAGGTGCGGATCGCTGACGCCTGGTTTCACGATCGGAAGTTGCTGTGGCTGGGCTGA
- the aroA gene encoding 3-phosphoshikimate 1-carboxyvinyltransferase, which yields MAGLTAPLPDPYPVRRAAGIAGVVEPPGSKSISHRALNLALIGRQPATIENLLEADDIAAFRAALVAMGWRVRSVSGSGLRVEPGQEDGAEHAMRLDCRSAGTLLRLLVATCAVTPGEWILDGSPRLRERPIGPLVAALRQLGAGIEELGRPGCAPVRIRGGRLAGGRAEIDAGESSQYVSALLMAALNAEGPIELLAPVLVSSPYVDTTLEVMADFGAPVEVRRDGEAREFRVEPRKPELVDGRYRVAGDDSAAAYPAAAAAICGGSVRLRGLAPASTQGDRAFLGLLERMGAEVWKTEDEIQVEGGGALTAVDCDLSAMPDQVPTLAAVAAFANGTTWIRNVSHLRIKESDRLAAVATELRRAGATVDELEDGLRIDGNPGLVAPPGSLRIPIDTYDDHRIAMSMALVGMRRGGLSIRRPEVVCKSYPGFWADLEEIRR from the coding sequence GTGGCTGGGCTGACGGCTCCGCTTCCCGACCCGTACCCGGTCCGCCGCGCCGCGGGGATAGCGGGCGTGGTCGAGCCGCCCGGTTCGAAGAGCATCTCGCACCGCGCCCTGAACCTGGCGTTGATCGGGCGGCAGCCCGCGACGATCGAGAACCTGCTGGAGGCCGACGACATCGCGGCTTTCCGCGCTGCGCTCGTGGCGATGGGCTGGCGCGTCCGTTCCGTTTCGGGCTCGGGGCTGCGGGTGGAGCCGGGGCAGGAGGACGGCGCTGAACATGCCATGCGGCTCGATTGCCGGAGCGCCGGGACCTTGCTGCGACTGCTGGTCGCCACCTGCGCGGTGACCCCGGGCGAGTGGATTCTCGACGGCTCCCCCCGGCTGCGCGAACGGCCGATCGGCCCTCTGGTCGCGGCCCTGCGGCAGCTCGGTGCCGGGATCGAGGAGCTCGGCCGGCCGGGCTGCGCTCCGGTTCGGATCCGGGGCGGAAGGCTGGCCGGCGGCCGGGCAGAGATCGACGCCGGCGAATCGAGCCAATACGTGTCCGCGCTGCTGATGGCGGCGCTGAACGCGGAGGGCCCGATCGAACTCCTGGCGCCAGTTCTCGTCTCTAGTCCGTATGTGGACACAACTCTCGAAGTCATGGCCGATTTCGGCGCTCCGGTAGAGGTGCGCCGGGACGGCGAAGCCCGCGAGTTCCGGGTGGAACCGCGCAAACCCGAACTGGTTGACGGTCGCTATCGCGTCGCGGGCGACGATTCGGCCGCCGCCTATCCGGCGGCGGCCGCCGCGATCTGCGGCGGCTCCGTGCGCCTGCGCGGCCTCGCGCCCGCGTCGACCCAGGGCGACCGCGCCTTCCTGGGCCTGCTCGAGCGGATGGGCGCCGAGGTGTGGAAGACAGAGGACGAGATTCAGGTGGAGGGCGGCGGCGCCCTGACCGCGGTCGACTGCGACCTCTCGGCGATGCCCGACCAGGTGCCGACGCTTGCCGCCGTGGCGGCTTTCGCCAACGGCACGACCTGGATCCGCAACGTGTCGCATCTGAGGATCAAGGAGAGCGATCGTCTGGCCGCGGTGGCGACCGAACTGCGGCGCGCCGGCGCAACCGTCGACGAACTGGAGGACGGCCTGCGGATCGACGGCAATCCCGGCCTCGTCGCTCCGCCCGGCTCACTGCGCATCCCGATCGACACCTACGACGACCACCGCATCGCGATGAGCATGGCCCTGGTGGGGATGCGCCGGGGAGGCCTCTCCATTCGGCGTCCGGAGGTCGTCTGCAAGTCCTATCCGGGCTTCTGGGCGGACCTGGAGGAGATCCGGCGATGA
- the nrdR gene encoding transcriptional regulator NrdR has protein sequence MRCPFCGANDDRVVDSRDVRGGETVRRRRECLNCGRRFTSYEQIENIAYRVVKSDGRRQEFDRQKLLGGLLKACEKRPVGLPALEEIVDEAEALLHRKEDREISTSELGNFVIDRLKTLDQVAYVRFASVYRKFEDVDEFMEELRVLLEASRKD, from the coding sequence ATGAGATGTCCATTCTGCGGCGCCAACGATGACCGCGTGGTCGACTCGCGGGACGTGCGTGGCGGCGAGACGGTCCGTCGCCGGCGGGAGTGCCTGAACTGCGGCCGTAGGTTCACTTCCTACGAGCAGATCGAGAACATCGCCTACCGTGTCGTCAAGTCGGACGGCCGGCGCCAGGAGTTCGACCGGCAGAAGCTCCTCGGCGGCCTCCTCAAGGCGTGCGAAAAGCGGCCGGTTGGCCTGCCGGCGCTGGAAGAGATCGTCGACGAGGCCGAAGCCCTGCTTCACCGCAAGGAGGACCGGGAGATCTCCACCTCGGAGCTGGGCAACTTCGTCATCGACCGTCTGAAGACGCTCGACCAGGTGGCCTACGTCCGCTTCGCTTCCGTCTACCGGAAGTTCGAGGACGTGGACGAGTTCATGGAAGAGCTGCGGGTGCTCCTCGAAGCGTCACGCAAGGACTGA
- the hrcA gene encoding heat-inducible transcriptional repressor HrcA yields the protein MSRVNDQLSDRDREILREVIQTYLSSGEPVSSRRVAKDRQIQLSAATIRNVMADLEDMGYLRQPHVSAGRLPTEAGFHLFIDDLMSAEVVSDDDRRLIDDRLTTAGSTGQELTEETSRLLSQLSHHVGVVLTPALGSAVMKAIEFVPLSGRKVLCVVVAETGFVDNKLVVTDEPIPREDLVRISNYLTENYSGRTLFEIREELLRLMSDERARLDELLRRAIELARDGMNIGHAPSLVVDGTHSLFDAGPGMSRIEGMFQMFAERARLAGLLNRCLDADGVRVVLGQDSRLTEELGFGLVVRSYKAGDGVAGSVAVVGPARMEYPRMVPLVNYLGERLSEALTRRL from the coding sequence ATGAGCCGCGTCAACGACCAGCTCAGCGACCGGGACCGCGAGATTCTGCGGGAGGTGATCCAGACGTACCTGTCGTCGGGTGAACCCGTGTCCTCGCGGCGGGTCGCGAAGGACCGCCAGATCCAGTTGTCCGCCGCCACGATTCGCAACGTGATGGCGGACCTCGAGGACATGGGCTACCTGCGGCAGCCGCACGTCTCGGCGGGTCGGCTGCCGACCGAGGCCGGCTTCCACCTGTTCATCGACGACCTGATGTCGGCGGAGGTGGTGAGCGACGACGACCGGCGGCTGATCGACGATCGGCTGACGACCGCGGGGAGTACCGGCCAGGAACTGACCGAGGAGACGTCGAGGCTGCTGTCCCAGCTCTCCCACCACGTCGGCGTCGTCCTGACACCCGCCCTCGGTTCGGCGGTGATGAAGGCGATTGAGTTCGTGCCGCTCAGCGGGCGCAAGGTGCTCTGCGTGGTGGTCGCCGAAACCGGATTCGTCGATAACAAGCTCGTCGTCACGGACGAGCCGATCCCGCGCGAAGACCTGGTGCGCATTTCGAACTACCTGACCGAGAACTACAGCGGACGGACCCTCTTCGAGATCAGGGAGGAACTGCTGCGACTGATGAGCGACGAACGCGCACGGCTCGACGAGTTGCTTCGGCGGGCGATCGAGCTCGCCCGGGACGGCATGAACATCGGCCACGCACCGTCGCTCGTGGTGGACGGGACGCACAGCCTGTTCGATGCGGGACCCGGCATGTCGCGGATCGAGGGGATGTTCCAGATGTTCGCCGAGCGCGCCCGGCTGGCCGGTCTGCTCAACCGCTGCCTCGACGCGGACGGCGTGCGGGTGGTCCTGGGCCAGGATTCGAGGCTGACCGAGGAGCTCGGCTTCGGTCTGGTCGTGCGGAGCTACAAGGCGGGCGACGGCGTCGCCGGATCGGTCGCCGTTGTCGGGCCGGCGCGCATGGAGTATCCGCGGATGGTGCCCTTGGTGAACTACCTGGGCGAACGCCTGTCCGAGGCGTTGACCCGGCGGCTGTAA
- a CDS encoding sigma 54-interacting transcriptional regulator, with translation MTRILRIRHPSLRPVPKGTGATDLNEILATDRDRAAFLLQGAALLAHVRAAGWRLEAWQELRVDAEGVLRIPPASVQPARDDRLPQALLRQLVVLLFGSESAPGRSSVRAVLRPLFETWRDELLPVSGNRMVADILARAPFLLRPKFEAARASLFAVLEDRDGERVAVAGQSRWRRILAGMDGGERRRIAAGGDAARSYWQRVRDADSESPPLDAPEDRSALARLLLEDGRFEAALRLVKDSRRTDDILIRLRAQLRLGRTVAARRSLSALENRSLSGRRALEQCELAIGIQAAAGRSDQLGSWSERVLDATIGPQAAHGRAMCALAKWELGELDAMASLLEPAVGEPDQWMDVLARARLASANGRFSEAEGLLAAGLRRLRERLPVYERALLWNELATVRLAVNDFASAERAARIAVSLFRRCDGPAGRAAAHGKLSEIRIRTGRFTGVPETIENLRRESLMAGSAPGVVEARLLEARLFVSLGRWESVLECCETALENLRGRRTGWRQLRALRLLSARALVQLGRGEEAVEELSEALERPLAAWTPAEVDDLSPLLLLAGLRDEARAVAVGAAQEGLWGAVGEKRSPSSADWRQVEAQGPFRAALTVHDLVCLEAETVPVELVASAVRVLSAAGAEALVQRVDGARVGPWRALRLFLATPDPDPDAYRILMAAAGHPEARLAVHGSAGGFGSLDASGEVLLQGPGGGDRFAVDAAAGRLVLSATGIDEPARALTAAVATRLSASPRRRRAASELAEPRRAAVTGMVGKSKALLDVQARIDKFAAHDLPVLILGESGTGKELLARQLHRSSARASRPWLAVNCAALPDGLLLSDLFGHRRGAFTGADSDRVGVFESADGGTVFLDEIGELPWAAQGMLLRLLQEGEMRRVGESRTRRLDFRLVSATHKDLAGMVKAGEFRQDLYYRLRVAYVEAPPLREREADVMLLAHHFLETSGALGQDLKFSDEARARIRNYSWPGNVRELKNAIDGAVALAEGPEISVDMLGLPKEPVEEAAPQQSGYHWKMEQYRRRLIGKALQESGGNQAKAARALGISRQALSYLVRKLNYEPLTED, from the coding sequence ATGACACGCATTCTTCGCATCCGTCACCCGTCGCTTCGACCGGTTCCCAAGGGCACGGGGGCAACCGATCTGAACGAGATCCTCGCGACAGACCGCGATCGGGCCGCGTTCCTGCTTCAGGGCGCGGCCCTGCTGGCTCATGTACGGGCGGCCGGGTGGCGGCTCGAGGCCTGGCAGGAGCTTCGCGTGGATGCTGAGGGCGTCCTCCGGATTCCCCCGGCGTCGGTGCAGCCCGCGCGTGACGACCGGCTGCCGCAGGCCCTGTTGAGGCAACTCGTCGTGCTCCTGTTCGGAAGCGAGAGCGCGCCCGGTCGAAGCTCTGTTCGGGCGGTGCTTCGGCCCCTCTTCGAGACCTGGCGAGACGAACTGCTGCCTGTGTCCGGAAACCGGATGGTTGCCGACATTCTGGCTCGGGCGCCCTTTCTGTTGCGTCCCAAGTTCGAAGCCGCGCGCGCCTCCCTCTTCGCGGTCCTGGAGGATCGGGACGGCGAGCGGGTGGCTGTTGCCGGGCAGTCCCGGTGGCGGCGGATTCTGGCGGGCATGGACGGCGGCGAACGCCGCCGCATCGCTGCGGGCGGCGATGCGGCGCGGTCGTACTGGCAACGTGTCAGAGATGCCGACTCCGAATCCCCGCCGCTCGACGCGCCGGAGGACCGGTCGGCGCTGGCGCGCCTCCTTCTCGAGGACGGCCGCTTCGAGGCCGCTCTGAGGCTGGTCAAGGACTCCAGGCGAACAGACGACATCCTGATTCGCCTCCGGGCTCAGCTTCGGCTAGGTCGGACGGTTGCCGCGCGGCGCAGTCTGAGTGCGTTGGAGAACCGGTCGCTCTCGGGTCGGCGCGCACTGGAACAGTGCGAACTGGCGATTGGAATCCAGGCGGCTGCGGGGCGTTCGGATCAGCTTGGAAGCTGGTCGGAGAGGGTGCTCGATGCCACGATCGGTCCCCAGGCGGCGCACGGTCGAGCCATGTGCGCGCTGGCGAAGTGGGAGCTCGGCGAGCTTGACGCAATGGCCAGTCTGCTGGAACCCGCGGTTGGGGAGCCGGACCAGTGGATGGACGTTTTGGCGAGGGCTCGGCTCGCTTCGGCGAACGGTCGGTTCAGTGAGGCGGAAGGACTGCTGGCTGCCGGTCTCAGGCGCCTCAGGGAGCGTCTTCCCGTGTACGAGCGCGCTCTCCTGTGGAACGAGTTGGCGACGGTTCGACTGGCCGTGAACGACTTCGCCAGCGCCGAGCGCGCGGCGCGCATCGCGGTGAGCCTGTTCCGGCGTTGCGATGGACCTGCCGGGAGAGCCGCCGCGCACGGGAAGCTGTCGGAGATCCGGATTCGGACCGGACGGTTTACGGGAGTCCCCGAGACGATCGAGAATCTGCGTAGGGAGAGCCTGATGGCGGGTAGCGCCCCCGGCGTCGTGGAGGCGCGCCTGCTCGAAGCGCGTCTCTTCGTGTCGTTGGGACGCTGGGAATCGGTGCTGGAGTGCTGCGAAACCGCCCTGGAGAATCTGCGCGGTCGGCGAACGGGGTGGCGTCAACTCCGCGCGCTGCGCCTGCTCTCGGCTCGTGCCCTGGTTCAGCTCGGACGTGGCGAGGAGGCGGTGGAGGAGCTCTCGGAGGCGCTCGAACGTCCCCTCGCTGCCTGGACGCCGGCGGAAGTGGACGACCTGTCGCCCCTGCTGCTGCTTGCCGGACTCCGCGACGAGGCGCGCGCGGTCGCGGTCGGCGCGGCACAGGAGGGACTTTGGGGGGCGGTCGGCGAGAAGCGGTCACCGAGCTCCGCGGACTGGCGGCAAGTCGAGGCGCAGGGCCCCTTCCGCGCCGCGCTCACTGTTCACGACCTGGTCTGTCTCGAGGCCGAAACGGTTCCCGTGGAACTGGTGGCCAGCGCCGTGCGCGTCCTCTCGGCCGCCGGCGCCGAAGCGCTCGTCCAGCGTGTGGATGGCGCGCGCGTCGGTCCCTGGCGGGCGCTTCGGCTCTTTCTGGCCACGCCCGACCCCGATCCGGACGCCTATCGGATCCTGATGGCCGCGGCCGGTCATCCGGAGGCCCGACTCGCGGTTCATGGCTCCGCGGGAGGCTTCGGCTCTCTGGACGCGAGTGGGGAAGTCCTGCTCCAGGGTCCAGGCGGCGGGGACCGGTTCGCGGTCGACGCGGCGGCGGGACGACTCGTGCTCAGCGCGACGGGAATCGATGAACCTGCCCGGGCGTTGACGGCCGCGGTCGCGACCCGCCTGTCGGCCTCGCCGCGCCGCCGGCGCGCGGCCTCCGAACTCGCGGAGCCCAGGAGGGCCGCCGTTACCGGCATGGTGGGGAAGAGCAAGGCTCTGCTGGACGTTCAGGCCCGGATCGACAAGTTCGCGGCCCACGATCTGCCGGTGCTGATTCTCGGCGAGTCGGGGACCGGCAAGGAACTCCTGGCGCGCCAGCTCCACCGGTCGAGCGCCCGGGCCTCCCGGCCCTGGTTGGCGGTGAACTGCGCGGCGCTGCCTGACGGCCTGCTTCTGTCCGACCTGTTCGGCCACCGTCGGGGTGCGTTCACCGGCGCCGACAGTGATCGGGTGGGAGTGTTCGAGAGCGCGGACGGCGGCACCGTGTTTCTCGACGAAATCGGAGAGCTGCCGTGGGCGGCACAGGGCATGCTTCTGCGCCTGTTACAGGAGGGCGAGATGCGACGCGTCGGTGAGAGCCGGACGCGGCGGCTCGATTTCCGGCTCGTCTCTGCGACGCACAAGGACCTCGCAGGAATGGTGAAGGCCGGCGAGTTCCGCCAGGATCTCTACTACCGCCTCAGGGTAGCGTATGTGGAAGCACCACCGTTGCGTGAGCGCGAAGCGGACGTGATGTTGCTTGCGCACCACTTTCTGGAGACGTCCGGCGCGCTTGGACAGGACCTGAAGTTCAGCGACGAGGCACGCGCGAGGATTCGCAACTACTCCTGGCCCGGCAACGTCAGAGAGTTGAAGAACGCTATCGATGGCGCCGTGGCGCTTGCCGAGGGTCCGGAGATTTCCGTTGACATGCTCGGACTGCCGAAAGAGCCGGTCGAGGAAGCCGCGCCTCAACAAAGCGGCTACCACTGGAAGATGGAGCAGTACCGGCGTCGACTGATCGGTAAGGCGCTCCAGGAGTCCGGCGGCAACCAGGCCAAGGCAGCCCGCGCTCTAGGCATCAGCCGGCAGGCCCTGTCGTATCTGGTGCGAAAGCTCAACTACGAGCCTCTGACGGAAGACTGA
- the lon gene encoding endopeptidase La: MAQNPVDEQADAILLPDVLPVLPLKDAVIFPYIILPLSISRDPSMLAVEDALNGDRVILLAPQRDGSIEEPEEEDLHEIGTAAQIMRMLKLPDGRVRILIQGLARARLRYLSQTEPFLRARVEEVDEAGEPHHGLEAEALVRSVKEGLETAVNLGKDISSEVMVIAANLDHPGRLADLAASNLDLRVDEAQLVLETTPPIQRLRKVGDLLTREIELLSMQQRISAQARSEMDRSQREYFLRQQQRAILDELGEGDDLHGDIQRYVQAIEEKGLSEEAAAEVERQVRRLERSSPDSAENATIRTHLDWLTGLPWSTLSEDRIDLDHARTVLDEDHYDLDRVKERILEYLAVRRLKPDAKGPILCLVGPPGVGKTSLGRSIARAIDRKFVRISLGGVRDEGEIRGHRRTYVGSLPGRIIQGLNQAGTGNPVFMLDEIDKLGADYRGDPASALLEVLDPEQNSTFRDHYLGVEYDLSRVLFIATANLLEPIQPAFLDRLEVLRLSGYTEDEKVLIARRHLLPKATDENGLPAGALTITTPALRSLIRGYTKEAGVRNLERELATLCRKAAVRVARGDGRELRVTPARLKNLIGQPRHFSEELLDRDRVGVATGLAWTASGGDLMLIEVAAPKGRGKLILTGQLGDVMKESAQAALSCARTTYAAGPGAGGRDFFRNHDLHIHVPAGSVPKDGPSAGVTITAAIVSVCSGRMIDHKVAMTGEITLRGEVLPVGGLKEKLLAARGAGIRKVVLPERNRRDLPEIPAAVTRGLELLFVEHVDQVMEAALLDPEHERSWPAAKTG; encoded by the coding sequence ATGGCCCAGAACCCGGTCGATGAGCAGGCGGACGCGATCCTGCTGCCCGACGTCCTGCCGGTGCTGCCGCTCAAGGACGCGGTCATCTTCCCCTACATCATCCTGCCGCTTTCGATCAGTCGCGACCCGAGCATGCTCGCGGTCGAGGACGCGCTGAACGGCGACCGGGTCATCCTGCTCGCCCCCCAGCGCGACGGATCGATCGAGGAGCCCGAAGAGGAAGACCTCCACGAGATCGGCACCGCCGCTCAGATCATGCGGATGCTGAAGTTGCCCGACGGCCGGGTGCGGATCCTGATCCAGGGTCTCGCCAGGGCCCGCCTTCGCTATCTGAGCCAGACCGAGCCCTTCCTTCGAGCCCGGGTCGAAGAAGTGGACGAGGCCGGCGAACCTCACCACGGCCTCGAGGCGGAAGCGCTGGTGCGCAGCGTCAAGGAGGGTCTCGAGACGGCCGTCAACCTGGGCAAGGACATCTCCTCCGAGGTCATGGTGATCGCCGCGAATCTCGATCACCCGGGCCGGCTGGCGGACCTGGCGGCCAGCAACCTCGACCTGCGGGTGGACGAAGCCCAGCTCGTGCTGGAGACGACGCCGCCGATCCAGCGGCTGCGAAAGGTGGGCGACCTACTGACCAGGGAGATCGAACTGCTCAGCATGCAGCAGCGGATTTCGGCCCAGGCCCGGAGCGAGATGGACCGCAGCCAGCGTGAGTACTTCCTTCGCCAGCAGCAGCGCGCGATCCTGGACGAGCTTGGCGAGGGCGACGACCTCCACGGAGACATCCAGAGGTACGTGCAAGCCATCGAGGAGAAGGGACTGAGCGAGGAGGCGGCCGCCGAAGTCGAGCGCCAGGTGAGACGGCTCGAGCGAAGCTCTCCCGACAGCGCCGAGAACGCGACCATCCGCACCCACCTCGACTGGCTGACCGGCCTCCCCTGGTCGACCCTGAGCGAGGATCGCATCGACCTCGACCACGCCCGCACCGTGCTCGATGAAGATCACTACGACCTGGATCGCGTCAAGGAGCGGATCCTCGAGTACCTGGCGGTCAGGCGGCTCAAGCCGGACGCCAAGGGTCCGATCCTCTGCCTGGTCGGTCCGCCGGGGGTCGGCAAGACGTCGCTCGGCCGTTCCATTGCGCGCGCGATCGACCGCAAGTTCGTTCGCATTTCGCTCGGTGGCGTCCGCGACGAGGGCGAGATCCGCGGCCACCGCCGCACGTACGTCGGATCGTTGCCGGGTCGCATCATTCAGGGCCTGAATCAGGCAGGAACCGGCAATCCCGTCTTCATGCTCGACGAGATCGACAAGCTGGGCGCCGACTACCGGGGCGATCCGGCTTCAGCGCTGCTGGAAGTGCTGGATCCCGAGCAGAACTCAACCTTCAGGGACCACTACCTGGGAGTCGAGTACGACCTTTCACGCGTGTTGTTCATCGCTACGGCCAATCTGCTCGAACCCATTCAGCCCGCATTCCTCGATCGCCTCGAGGTGCTGCGACTCTCCGGCTACACCGAAGACGAAAAGGTGCTGATCGCGCGCCGGCATCTGTTACCGAAAGCCACGGACGAGAATGGTCTGCCGGCCGGCGCCCTGACCATCACGACCCCCGCGCTCCGCAGCCTCATTCGCGGCTACACGAAGGAGGCCGGTGTACGCAATCTCGAACGCGAACTCGCAACTCTCTGCCGGAAAGCGGCCGTACGCGTAGCGCGCGGAGATGGCCGGGAACTGAGGGTGACGCCGGCCCGGTTGAAGAACCTGATCGGACAACCGCGTCACTTCAGCGAGGAACTGCTCGACCGCGACCGTGTAGGCGTGGCGACCGGACTCGCCTGGACCGCCTCCGGCGGGGATCTCATGCTGATCGAGGTCGCGGCGCCGAAGGGCAGAGGCAAGCTGATTCTCACCGGCCAGCTCGGCGACGTGATGAAGGAGTCGGCCCAGGCAGCTCTGAGTTGCGCCCGCACCACGTACGCCGCGGGTCCGGGCGCCGGAGGGCGTGATTTCTTCCGTAACCACGATCTTCACATTCACGTCCCCGCCGGTTCCGTTCCGAAAGACGGCCCCTCCGCGGGCGTCACCATTACCGCGGCCATCGTCTCGGTCTGCAGCGGGCGCATGATCGATCACAAAGTCGCGATGACCGGCGAGATTACGCTGCGCGGCGAAGTGCTTCCGGTCGGCGGTCTCAAGGAGAAGCTGCTGGCCGCGCGCGGAGCCGGAATTCGCAAGGTCGTCCTCCCGGAACGAAACCGGCGGGACCTTCCCGAGATACCCGCCGCAGTGACGCGAGGTCTCGAACTCCTGTTCGTCGAACACGTCGATCAGGTAATGGAAGCCGCGCTGCTCGATCCGGAGCACGAGCGGTCATGGCCGGCGGCGAAGACCGGCTGA